Proteins encoded by one window of Clostridium cagae:
- a CDS encoding metallophosphoesterase, giving the protein MNIIKKISKRIVVLFSATMFLIGFIFFCIWQNNSIIISKFNYVSSKIPDEFNDFTIVHISDLHNKMFGENQVKILNKVKSISPDVIVITGDLIDRRKYDLDTAIMFVSGAVKIAPVYYVSGNHEAWSGKFSMIKEKLIDIGVHIVDNTAFKLSRGNSSIHILGLSDPDFLTSDYMDGTNTNKMKEQLNRWSTNESFKILLSHRPELFDLYYENNMDLIFTGHAHGGQVRIPGIGGLFAPDQGIFPKYTSGIYNKDLSTMFVSRGLGNSICPLRIFNRPEIVEVTLKTQ; this is encoded by the coding sequence GTGAATATTATAAAAAAAATATCAAAAAGAATCGTTGTATTATTTTCTGCAACAATGTTTCTTATTGGATTTATATTTTTTTGTATCTGGCAAAACAATAGTATTATTATTTCGAAGTTTAATTATGTAAGCTCTAAGATACCAGATGAATTTAATGATTTTACAATAGTTCATATTTCTGATTTACACAATAAAATGTTTGGCGAAAATCAAGTTAAGATATTAAATAAAGTTAAAAGCATTTCCCCAGATGTAATTGTTATTACAGGTGATTTAATAGACAGACGTAAATATGATTTAGATACTGCAATAATGTTTGTTTCAGGAGCTGTGAAAATAGCTCCTGTATATTATGTGTCAGGTAATCACGAGGCTTGGTCTGGAAAATTCTCTATGATTAAAGAAAAATTGATAGATATAGGTGTTCACATTGTTGATAATACAGCATTTAAACTTTCAAGGGGGAACAGTTCAATACACATATTAGGATTATCGGATCCAGATTTTCTTACATCTGATTATATGGATGGTACAAACACCAATAAAATGAAAGAACAATTAAATAGATGGTCAACGAATGAAAGTTTTAAAATACTACTTTCTCATAGGCCAGAACTATTTGACTTATATTATGAAAACAATATGGATTTAATTTTTACAGGACATGCTCATGGAGGACAAGTTAGAATTCCTGGGATAGGTGGATTATTTGCTCCAGATCAAGGAATATTTCCTAAGTATACAAGCGGAATATATAATAAAGATTTATCTACAATGTTTGTAAGTAGAGGATTGGGTAATAGTATTTGTCCTTTAAGGATTTTTAATAGACCAGAAATTGTTGAAGTAACGTTAAAAACACAATAA
- a CDS encoding BlaI/MecI/CopY family transcriptional regulator has product MNEIPKISNAEWEIMKVIWSHTEITSVNIICELKDKVEWKPSTIKSLINRLLKKNVIGFKRLSNEYLYFPLIAEDECIKIESKSFINKVFNGSVKSMLLNFVESKEISETDIEELKNILKQSNKKKG; this is encoded by the coding sequence ATGAATGAAATTCCTAAAATATCAAACGCTGAATGGGAAATTATGAAAGTAATATGGAGTCATACTGAAATTACATCAGTCAATATTATATGTGAACTAAAAGATAAAGTAGAATGGAAACCATCTACAATAAAGAGCTTAATAAATAGATTACTAAAAAAGAATGTAATAGGGTTTAAAAGATTAAGTAACGAATATTTATATTTTCCTTTAATAGCAGAAGATGAGTGCATAAAGATAGAAAGCAAATCTTTTATTAATAAAGTTTTCAATGGTTCTGTCAAATCTATGCTTTTAAACTTTGTTGAATCAAAAGAAATATCTGAAACAGACATAGAAGAATTAAAGAACATACTCAAACAATCAAATAAAAAGAAAGGTTGA
- a CDS encoding M56 family metallopeptidase: MNFFETTIVSSFIGSIIVLIILSINRIFRYKLNPTFHYYIWLILIVKLIFPFGPENSLSFSHIYQRVYIENNTNENSLKVQENSIKQSQNSYLEDLKSKNSFQNSNDNKLTLKTNIPLKNQLHIKKIFVSLWTLGVILLICIFILAHKKLKQIVKTSIKEVSNEHKEILNNCINIMHIKTKVKLLYSSKISSPCLCGLVKPKILIPISLVENISTSDFKYILMHELIHLKRKDILINWIIILLSIIYWFNPIVVYGLSRIKKDCEFSCDNNAISYLNENENIQYGNVLIKVLALCRSNNRLIGTTSMVRDNLEIKRRIIMISKYKKINFKGILLGSIIVVIIGGIAVGVNASKLNIDNTVKAQVSTLDNIASNNTTDQTLSTNENNISNDNSNSAVTFSSDIIIYNSHVDEDYRSGINVTDIGALINDKLIKEGLSSNFIECKAPKEYIESYQNSRDLIKADVKDYSNNILLDIHRDAVDSIKCDKKKITLVLAKNSPYYENNKVFAESLLQNINSSNEIKAEIISYNCGKLCFNQDLSKNALLINLGNNMSSDSDIEKCVNALVSSLKEIQEDS; the protein is encoded by the coding sequence ATGAATTTTTTCGAGACTACTATAGTTTCTTCTTTTATTGGAAGCATAATAGTATTAATTATATTAAGCATAAATAGGATATTTAGATATAAGTTAAATCCTACATTTCATTATTATATATGGCTAATATTGATTGTAAAATTAATATTTCCTTTTGGGCCAGAAAACTCTCTGAGTTTTTCTCATATATACCAAAGAGTATATATAGAGAATAATACAAATGAAAACTCACTAAAAGTACAAGAAAATTCTATAAAACAATCTCAAAATTCATATTTAGAAGATTTAAAATCAAAAAATTCTTTTCAAAATTCAAATGATAATAAACTCACCCTAAAAACCAATATACCGTTGAAAAATCAACTTCACATTAAGAAAATATTCGTTTCCTTATGGACATTAGGTGTAATATTGCTAATATGCATATTTATTTTAGCACATAAAAAACTTAAACAAATAGTTAAAACTTCTATTAAAGAAGTAAGTAATGAGCATAAAGAAATTTTAAATAATTGTATAAACATTATGCATATAAAAACTAAGGTAAAATTATTATATTCTTCAAAAATAAGCAGTCCCTGTTTATGTGGATTAGTTAAACCAAAGATATTAATTCCAATAAGCTTAGTAGAGAACATTAGCACATCTGATTTTAAATACATTTTAATGCACGAACTAATTCATTTAAAAAGGAAGGATATACTAATAAACTGGATCATAATTTTATTGTCCATTATTTACTGGTTTAATCCAATAGTTGTTTATGGTCTTAGTAGAATTAAAAAAGATTGTGAATTTTCATGTGATAATAATGCAATTTCTTATTTGAATGAAAATGAAAATATACAATATGGTAATGTGTTAATAAAAGTATTGGCTTTATGTAGAAGTAATAATAGACTTATAGGAACTACTTCAATGGTTAGAGATAATTTAGAGATTAAAAGGAGGATTATCATGATTTCAAAATATAAGAAAATAAATTTTAAAGGAATATTACTTGGTAGTATTATTGTCGTTATTATAGGGGGAATAGCAGTTGGGGTAAATGCTTCAAAATTAAATATTGATAATACAGTAAAAGCACAAGTTTCAACTTTGGACAATATAGCTAGTAATAATACAACAGATCAAACATTATCAACCAATGAAAATAATATATCAAATGATAACTCAAATTCTGCAGTTACATTTTCATCTGATATTATAATTTATAATAGTCATGTTGATGAAGATTATCGATCTGGGATAAATGTAACTGATATAGGTGCTTTAATTAATGATAAACTTATAAAAGAAGGTTTAAGTAGTAATTTTATTGAGTGCAAGGCTCCTAAAGAATATATTGAATCATATCAAAATTCACGTGATTTAATAAAAGCAGATGTTAAAGATTATTCAAATAATATTTTATTAGATATACATCGAGATGCAGTAGATAGTATTAAATGTGATAAAAAAAAGATAACATTAGTTCTTGCTAAAAATAGTCCTTATTATGAGAACAATAAGGTATTTGCTGAAAGTTTATTACAAAATATAAATAGTTCAAATGAAATTAAAGCAGAAATAATTTCGTATAATTGTGGTAAGTTATGCTTTAATCAGGATTTATCTAAAAATGCATTGCTTATTAACTTGGGAAATAACATGTCTAGTGATAGTGATATAGAAAAGTGCGTAAATGCACTTGTTTCATCTTTAAAAGAAATTCAAGAGGATAGTTAG